In one Streptomyces sp. T12 genomic region, the following are encoded:
- a CDS encoding ComF family protein, producing MRGWWQDLTDLVLPAECGGCARPRTVLCPECRAVLSGTVPSRVRPMPEPSGLPVVHAAARYADEVRAVLLAHKERGALALAAPLGTALAGAVRAGLREAGAYGDGASVRAVRSRGSQGRADGVGRFGGAGAPVLLVPVPSARGAVRARGHDPARRIALAAAGELRRAGTSARVLAVLRQRRAVADQSGLNSRQRLDNLSGALTVAPGGGRLLAGGPVVLVDDLMTTGASLTEAARAVRAAFAEEAESRSPEGVDPRRPEGGGPRSGTAESAGRGSAVRSVAYGRAAGAGTGTAEEASGYVRTAEEAGAYGWVTEAFGMSGDGTTAVYVAGTRESTWERRARSMEGAVRQTREVPGIMGAGRAGDVICAAVVAASPDSFEINRN from the coding sequence ATGCGGGGGTGGTGGCAGGACCTCACCGACTTGGTGCTGCCGGCCGAGTGCGGAGGCTGTGCAAGGCCTCGTACGGTGCTCTGCCCGGAGTGCCGTGCCGTCCTGAGCGGGACCGTGCCGAGCCGGGTGCGCCCCATGCCGGAGCCGTCCGGACTACCGGTCGTGCACGCGGCGGCACGGTACGCGGACGAGGTGCGGGCCGTGCTGCTGGCCCACAAGGAACGCGGGGCGCTGGCGCTCGCGGCACCGCTCGGGACGGCTCTGGCGGGAGCCGTGCGGGCGGGGCTTCGGGAGGCCGGTGCGTACGGCGATGGGGCGTCCGTGCGAGCTGTGCGGTCCCGGGGTTCGCAGGGGCGGGCCGACGGGGTGGGGCGGTTCGGGGGCGCTGGTGCGCCTGTGCTGCTCGTACCCGTTCCGTCCGCGCGAGGGGCGGTCCGGGCGAGGGGGCATGATCCGGCGCGGCGGATCGCGCTCGCGGCTGCGGGTGAGCTGCGGCGGGCCGGGACATCGGCTCGGGTGCTCGCCGTGCTGCGACAGAGGCGTGCGGTGGCCGATCAGTCGGGGCTCAACTCCCGGCAGCGGCTGGACAATCTCTCGGGCGCGCTGACGGTGGCTCCCGGGGGAGGCCGGCTGCTCGCCGGTGGTCCGGTCGTGCTCGTCGACGACCTGATGACGACGGGTGCGTCCCTGACGGAGGCGGCGCGTGCGGTGCGGGCGGCCTTTGCGGAGGAGGCGGAGTCCCGCAGCCCGGAAGGGGTGGACCCGCGCAGGCCGGAGGGAGGGGGCCCGCGCAGTGGTACGGCGGAGTCGGCAGGCCGCGGGAGCGCGGTGCGGTCGGTCGCGTACGGCAGGGCGGCAGGAGCCGGCACGGGCACGGCTGAGGAAGCGAGCGGATACGTCAGAACGGCGGAGGAGGCGGGCGCGTATGGATGGGTGACCGAGGCGTTCGGTATGAGTGGTGACGGGACAACCGCTGTGTACGTGGCGGGAACTCGGGAAAGCACATGGGAGCGGAGGGCTCGATCGATGGAGGGCGCTGTGCGGCAGACGCGTGAGGTGCCGGGAATCATGGGCGCCGGACGGGCCGGTGACGTGATCTGCGCGGCCGTGGTCGCTGCGTCGCCGGATTCTTTCGAAATAAACCGGAACTGA
- a CDS encoding LpqB family beta-propeller domain-containing protein, whose product MGADREGGARRTPGRAVAYAACGAVLLAGCASMPDSGDLRGVESTPRQDTQVRVFAMPPHEDASSSEIVSGFLEALTSDDPDYEIARKYLTKEASDKWRPLLSTTVLADGPGAEAERAGGRDETDNLSYTLSGTKVATVDAQQSYAPASGDYSEPMHLTRDKKTRQWRIDVPPRGVVMGKSDFQRNYMSVDKYYFATNTTLGTFPHTAAVADPVYVRRNVDPMTQMVRSLLAGPTSWLNPVVRSSFPTGAALKDSGTSLTPNDQNILTVSLNDKAARVGLAQCNEMAAQLLFTLQNLTPTVDEVELKAGGRQLCELTENLAEDVATRGSVERADYLYFLDAKHHLVRLAAATHDTKPDPVPGALGEGDTQLGSVAVSRDEDMAAGVGRDGKELYVGALVSGEPLGEPELTSAGPTADERLSAPSWDAEGDLWVADRDPDNPRLLLLKDGGGDPLVVKTPPGLEGRIESVRVAADGVRIALVVERGDKSSLLIGRVERSEDGKAGERSAVSVHELRSATPQLEEVTAMSWAGDSRLVVVGREQGGVQTMRYVQVDGSTPEGPAPEALSGVKEITASEDARLPLVGYSEDGIVRLPSGTQWEKVVTDGTAPVYPG is encoded by the coding sequence GTGGGCGCTGACCGCGAGGGGGGAGCCCGGCGCACGCCGGGGCGCGCGGTGGCGTACGCCGCCTGTGGAGCCGTACTGCTGGCGGGGTGCGCCTCGATGCCCGACAGCGGCGATCTGCGTGGCGTCGAGTCCACGCCGCGCCAGGACACGCAGGTGCGGGTCTTCGCCATGCCGCCGCACGAGGACGCTTCGTCCTCGGAGATCGTGTCGGGCTTCCTGGAGGCACTGACCAGCGACGATCCGGACTATGAGATAGCGCGCAAGTACCTGACCAAGGAAGCGTCGGACAAGTGGCGGCCCTTGCTGTCCACGACGGTGCTCGCGGACGGACCGGGCGCCGAAGCCGAACGTGCGGGAGGCCGGGACGAGACCGACAACCTGTCGTACACGCTGTCCGGCACCAAGGTCGCCACGGTCGACGCGCAGCAGTCGTACGCGCCCGCCAGCGGGGACTACAGCGAGCCGATGCACCTCACCCGGGACAAGAAGACGAGGCAGTGGCGCATCGACGTGCCGCCGCGCGGTGTCGTCATGGGCAAGTCGGACTTCCAGCGCAACTACATGTCCGTCGACAAGTACTACTTCGCCACGAACACCACGCTCGGGACCTTCCCGCACACGGCAGCCGTCGCCGACCCCGTCTATGTGCGCAGGAACGTGGACCCCATGACGCAGATGGTGCGCTCCCTGCTCGCGGGGCCCACCAGCTGGCTCAATCCGGTGGTCAGGTCGAGCTTCCCCACCGGTGCGGCGCTCAAGGACAGCGGCACCTCGCTGACGCCCAACGACCAGAACATCCTGACCGTGTCGTTGAACGACAAGGCGGCCCGGGTCGGCCTGGCCCAGTGCAACGAGATGGCTGCCCAGCTCCTGTTCACGCTGCAGAACCTCACCCCCACGGTGGACGAGGTCGAGCTCAAGGCGGGCGGCAGACAGCTGTGCGAGCTCACCGAGAACCTGGCCGAGGACGTCGCCACGCGCGGGTCGGTGGAGCGCGCCGATTACCTGTACTTCCTTGACGCCAAGCACCATCTCGTACGGCTGGCCGCCGCCACCCACGACACGAAGCCCGATCCCGTGCCGGGCGCCCTGGGTGAGGGCGATACGCAGCTGGGGTCAGTGGCGGTGTCGCGCGACGAGGACATGGCCGCAGGGGTCGGCCGCGACGGCAAGGAGCTGTACGTCGGGGCGCTGGTGTCGGGCGAGCCGCTCGGGGAGCCGGAGCTGACCAGCGCGGGCCCGACGGCGGATGAGCGGCTGTCGGCGCCCAGCTGGGACGCCGAGGGCGACCTGTGGGTGGCCGACCGCGACCCCGACAACCCCCGGCTGCTCCTGCTGAAGGACGGCGGGGGCGATCCGCTGGTGGTGAAGACGCCGCCGGGGCTGGAGGGGCGCATCGAGTCCGTGCGGGTGGCCGCCGACGGGGTGCGGATCGCACTCGTGGTGGAGCGGGGCGACAAGTCGTCGCTGCTCATCGGGCGGGTCGAACGGAGCGAGGACGGCAAGGCGGGGGAACGGTCGGCCGTCTCGGTGCACGAACTGCGTTCCGCGACACCGCAGTTGGAAGAGGTCACCGCCATGTCGTGGGCCGGTGACAGCCGGCTCGTGGTGGTCGGGCGTGAGCAGGGCGGCGTACAGACGATGCGGTACGTCCAGGTCGACGGCTCCACCCCGGAGGGGCCGGCGCCCGAGGCCCTCAGCGGCGTGAAGGAGATCACCGCGTCCGAGGACGCACGGCTGCCGCTGGTCGGGTACTCGGAGGACGGGATCGTCCGGCTGCCGTCCGGGACCCAGTGGGAGAAGGTCGTGACGGACGGGACGGCGCCGGTTTATCCGGGGTGA